A region from the Gemmatimonadaceae bacterium genome encodes:
- the aroQ gene encoding type II 3-dehydroquinate dehydratase yields the protein MKIAVLNGPNLNLLGTREPAIYGTDTLADIEARLRRVGEGLDVEVMCCQHNGEGELVSAIHALRGMADGAIINAGAYSHSSLAIRDAFSSIALPFVEVHLTNVYAREPERRHSMLAPEARAVICGFGAHGYELALHGLVASLRAQ from the coding sequence GTGAAGATCGCCGTTCTCAACGGCCCCAACCTCAATCTTCTCGGCACCAGAGAACCCGCCATCTACGGCACCGACACCCTCGCAGACATCGAGGCGCGACTGCGCCGGGTCGGCGAGGGCCTCGATGTTGAGGTCATGTGCTGCCAGCACAATGGCGAGGGCGAACTGGTGAGCGCGATCCACGCGCTGCGCGGCATGGCGGACGGTGCCATCATCAATGCCGGTGCCTATTCGCACTCGAGCCTCGCGATCCGGGACGCCTTTTCGTCCATCGCCCTGCCGTTCGTCGAGGTGCACCTCACCAACGTGTATGCGCGCGAACCGGAACGGCGGCACTCGATGCTGGCGCCCGAGGCGCGCGCGGTGATCTGCGGCTTTGGCGCGCACGGCTACGAACTCGCCCTCCACGGACTCGTCGCGTCGCTCCGCGCCCAATGA
- a CDS encoding aminopeptidase P family protein: MRARHLERVSALRERLLELHGDAVLVSSLPNARYLTGFTGSNALVLISQRDVVLLTDFRYETQVADECPDWVRVRIESASLWKGLWEALSADSTIRSIAFESAHLTHRDFQRCLEQGDRWHWRPTEDLVEALRAVKDADEVRCIREAGRVATDALRRTIARVRPGLTELEVCGILEYELRAGGSEAHPFPPIVAAGDRAALPHARASRRAIAVGDFLLIDFGATAGGYCSDVTRTFTIGAASERQRDVHDAVREAHAKAVGGIRAGVTGKAGDALAREVLEARGFGALFGHGLGHGLGLEVHEAPRLSRLAEGSLPDGAVVTIEPGVYVPGWGGVRLEDDVHVTATGAELLTEFPRELLALGA, translated from the coding sequence ATGAGGGCGCGCCACCTCGAGCGCGTCAGCGCGCTGCGGGAGCGCCTGCTGGAGCTACACGGGGACGCGGTGCTCGTCTCGAGCCTTCCCAACGCGCGCTACCTCACGGGGTTCACGGGCTCGAACGCGCTCGTCCTGATTTCGCAGCGTGACGTCGTCCTGCTCACGGACTTTCGCTACGAGACGCAGGTAGCCGACGAGTGCCCCGACTGGGTGCGAGTGCGCATTGAATCCGCCTCACTGTGGAAGGGGCTGTGGGAGGCGCTGAGCGCCGACTCGACGATCCGCAGCATCGCCTTCGAGTCTGCCCATCTCACGCATCGGGATTTCCAGCGGTGCCTGGAGCAGGGCGATCGCTGGCATTGGCGCCCAACAGAGGACCTGGTCGAGGCCCTGCGAGCCGTGAAGGATGCCGATGAGGTGCGCTGCATTCGCGAGGCCGGGCGCGTGGCAACCGACGCCCTGCGCCGCACGATCGCGAGAGTGCGCCCCGGTCTCACCGAGCTGGAGGTCTGCGGGATCCTCGAGTACGAGTTGCGCGCTGGCGGGAGTGAAGCACACCCCTTTCCGCCGATCGTGGCCGCGGGCGACCGCGCAGCGTTGCCGCACGCGCGGGCATCTCGGCGCGCGATCGCTGTCGGGGATTTCCTCCTCATCGATTTTGGTGCGACGGCCGGCGGCTATTGCTCCGACGTCACCAGGACCTTTACCATCGGCGCGGCGTCCGAGCGGCAACGCGACGTACATGACGCGGTGCGCGAGGCGCATGCGAAGGCGGTTGGCGGCATTCGCGCCGGTGTCACCGGGAAGGCGGGAGATGCGCTCGCGCGCGAGGTGCTGGAGGCGCGCGGATTCGGCGCCCTGTTCGGACATGGGCTCGGTCACGGACTCGGGCTCGAGGTCCACGAGGCGCCAAGGTTGTCGCGACTGGCGGAGGGCTCGTTGCCGGATGGGGCTGTCGTTACTATCGAGCCGGGGGTGTATGTTCCGGGTTGGGGCGGGGTGCGGCTGGAAGACGATGTCCACGTCACGGCGACCGGGGCGGAGTTGCTCACGGAGTTCCCGCGGGAGCTCCTCGCGCTCGGCGCATGA
- the accB gene encoding acetyl-CoA carboxylase biotin carboxyl carrier protein, whose protein sequence is MIDLRYVKKLIEMLDGSSVDSVEISSDKGMKIRISKSPQQRGAVQIPAQVALPPMMAAAPVARPTPTEGVSAIPEPEAAGRAEPVKSSLLEVKSPMVGTFYGAPEPGAKPYAAVGSRVTKGQVLCIIEAMKIMNEIEAEISGVVREVAVQDAHPVEYGQVLFRVDPNG, encoded by the coding sequence ATGATCGACCTTCGCTACGTCAAGAAGCTCATCGAGATGCTGGACGGATCTTCCGTGGATTCGGTGGAGATCTCGTCCGACAAGGGCATGAAGATCCGGATCTCGAAGAGCCCTCAGCAGCGCGGGGCGGTGCAGATCCCGGCGCAGGTTGCCCTGCCGCCCATGATGGCCGCCGCTCCGGTGGCGCGACCGACCCCTACCGAAGGGGTGTCGGCGATTCCGGAGCCCGAGGCCGCGGGCCGGGCGGAACCGGTCAAGTCGTCCCTGCTGGAAGTGAAGTCGCCCATGGTGGGAACGTTCTACGGCGCCCCGGAACCGGGGGCCAAACCTTACGCAGCGGTGGGTTCGCGCGTCACCAAGGGACAGGTGCTCTGCATCATCGAGGCGATGAAGATCATGAACGAGATCGAGGCCGAGATTTCGGGGGTGGTCAGGGAAGTCGCCGTCCAGGATGCGCACCCGGTCGAATACGGCCAGGTCCTCTTCCGCGTCGATCCGAATGGGTAG
- a CDS encoding type IV pilus twitching motility protein PilT, with product MGSTPHATDTTATAAGAAPRAPFNLKAILQQMVQVSASDLHLKVGRPPTLRINGDLSPLPLPALRPEDLSVLAKELMSPKQVKEFAEFREADFATGVPGIGRFRVNAYQQRGTIAFAIRTVPHQAKSISELNLPPIVEEIALLPRGLVLVTGVTGSGKSTALASMLQTMNERRYANIITIEDPIEFLHRDVKCHINQREVGTDTGSFGQALRRVLRQDPDVILIGEIRDLDTLDTALKAADTGHLVFSTLHTTDATQTVNRILSFYPPHQQNEVRFALSSALAAVVSLRLVPRSDRPGRIPAAEVLVNTAAVREQIRDLSKTLNIPDLIREGTVQYGMQSFDQSLMAWYSKGVISYESALFFATNPNEFALRVQGVAGSSDNSWRDFETDDPV from the coding sequence ATGGGTAGCACACCCCACGCCACCGACACTACCGCCACGGCCGCTGGCGCCGCGCCGCGCGCTCCGTTCAACCTCAAGGCGATCCTGCAGCAGATGGTGCAGGTGAGCGCGTCGGACCTTCACCTCAAGGTCGGACGCCCGCCAACGCTGCGCATCAATGGCGACCTGTCGCCGCTTCCCCTGCCGGCGCTGCGGCCCGAAGACCTCAGCGTGCTGGCGAAGGAGCTGATGTCGCCCAAGCAGGTGAAGGAATTCGCCGAGTTCCGCGAGGCGGATTTCGCCACCGGTGTTCCCGGCATCGGACGCTTTCGAGTGAACGCCTATCAGCAACGCGGCACGATCGCCTTCGCGATCCGGACGGTGCCGCACCAGGCCAAGTCGATCAGCGAGCTGAACCTGCCGCCGATCGTCGAGGAAATCGCGCTCCTGCCGCGCGGACTGGTGCTGGTGACCGGCGTGACCGGATCGGGCAAGTCCACGGCGCTGGCGTCGATGCTGCAGACGATGAACGAGCGGCGCTACGCCAACATCATCACGATCGAGGACCCGATCGAGTTCCTGCACCGCGACGTGAAGTGCCACATCAACCAGCGCGAGGTCGGCACGGACACGGGCTCGTTCGGTCAGGCGCTGCGCCGCGTGCTGCGGCAGGACCCGGACGTCATCCTCATCGGCGAAATCCGCGACCTGGACACGCTCGACACGGCGCTCAAGGCCGCCGACACGGGACACCTGGTCTTCAGCACGCTGCACACGACGGACGCGACGCAGACGGTGAATCGCATCCTGTCTTTCTACCCGCCGCACCAGCAGAACGAGGTGCGCTTTGCCCTGTCGAGCGCTCTGGCCGCGGTCGTCTCGCTGCGCCTCGTACCGCGCTCGGACCGACCGGGCCGTATCCCGGCCGCAGAGGTGCTTGTCAACACCGCGGCGGTGCGAGAGCAGATCCGTGACCTGAGCAAGACGCTCAATATTCCGGACCTGATTCGCGAGGGGACGGTGCAATACGGTATGCAGAGTTTCGACCAGTCGCTGATGGCGTGGTACTCGAAGGGCGTGATCTCGTACGAAAGCGCGTTATTCTTCGCGACGAATCCCAACGAGTTCGCGCTGCGAGTGCAGGGGGTTGCTGGCTCCAGCGACAACTCGTGGAGGGACTTCGAGACCGACGACCCCGTGTAA
- the accC gene encoding acetyl-CoA carboxylase biotin carboxylase subunit: MFKKVLVANRGEIALRVIRACRELGIQTVAVYSEADRESLHVRFADDDVCIGPAPARESYLRIPRLIAAAEITGADAIHPGYGFLAENAEFAETCVASNITFIGPTAQQIRTMGDKAEARKTMTGVGVPIVPGTPGPVDDPEAALEFAKEIGFPVIIKAAAGGGGKGMRVAREAEEFLRAFSLARSEALSAFGNGDVYVEKYLTKPRHIEFQILGDTHGNVIHLGERDCSIQRRHQKLIEEAPSPAMTPELRAAMGEAAVRGARAIDYVGAGTIEMLLDEDGSFYFMEMNTRIQVEHPVTEQLTGVDLVKEQIRVAAGEPLTARATPELRGHVIECRINAEDPSRGFQPSPGRIDVFHPPGGPGVRLDTHVYAGYTVPPFYDSLLAKLIVQGGDREEALRRMHMALESFIIEGVTTTSGFLARVMEHPEFRAGHFDTKFLERELPGLLKEPS; the protein is encoded by the coding sequence ATGTTCAAGAAAGTCCTGGTCGCCAACCGCGGGGAAATCGCGCTTCGCGTCATTCGCGCCTGCCGCGAGCTCGGTATCCAGACGGTGGCCGTGTATTCGGAGGCCGATCGGGAGTCGCTGCACGTGCGCTTTGCCGACGACGACGTCTGTATCGGTCCGGCGCCGGCGCGCGAGTCGTATCTGCGGATTCCGCGATTGATCGCCGCCGCCGAGATCACGGGAGCGGATGCGATTCACCCGGGCTATGGATTCCTCGCCGAAAATGCGGAGTTCGCCGAGACGTGCGTCGCGTCGAACATCACGTTCATCGGCCCGACCGCGCAGCAGATCCGGACGATGGGCGACAAGGCGGAAGCGCGGAAGACCATGACCGGTGTCGGCGTTCCGATCGTCCCCGGCACACCGGGTCCGGTCGACGACCCCGAGGCGGCACTGGAGTTTGCCAAGGAGATTGGCTTCCCGGTGATCATCAAGGCGGCCGCTGGTGGTGGCGGCAAAGGCATGCGGGTGGCGCGAGAGGCGGAAGAGTTCCTGCGTGCGTTTTCGCTGGCGCGCTCCGAGGCGCTGTCGGCCTTTGGCAACGGTGACGTGTACGTCGAGAAGTATCTCACCAAGCCCCGCCACATCGAGTTCCAGATCCTCGGCGACACGCACGGCAACGTGATTCACCTGGGCGAACGTGACTGTTCGATCCAGCGGCGGCACCAGAAGCTGATCGAAGAGGCGCCGAGCCCGGCAATGACCCCCGAACTGCGGGCGGCCATGGGCGAAGCGGCGGTGCGTGGTGCACGTGCCATCGATTATGTGGGAGCCGGCACGATCGAGATGCTGCTCGATGAGGACGGGTCGTTCTACTTCATGGAGATGAACACCCGCATTCAGGTGGAGCACCCGGTCACCGAGCAACTGACGGGCGTCGACCTGGTCAAGGAGCAGATCAGGGTCGCGGCCGGTGAGCCGCTCACCGCGCGCGCCACGCCGGAGCTACGGGGCCACGTGATCGAATGCCGCATCAATGCCGAAGACCCGTCGCGGGGCTTCCAGCCCTCGCCGGGCCGCATCGATGTGTTTCATCCGCCCGGTGGCCCGGGCGTCCGCCTCGATACCCATGTGTACGCGGGGTACACGGTGCCGCCGTTTTATGACTCGTTGCTGGCCAAGCTGATTGTGCAGGGCGGCGATCGCGAGGAGGCGCTGCGACGCATGCACATGGCACTCGAGAGCTTCATCATCGAGGGCGTCACGACGACGTCGGGCTTCCTGGCGCGTGTGATGGAGCACCCGGAGTTCCGCGCCGGCCACTTCGACACCAAGTTTCTCGAACGGGAACTTCCCGGCCTGTTGAAGGAGCCGTCCTAG
- a CDS encoding 2-phosphosulfolactate phosphatase — translation MRVEVMFGPAVLPPAEWHGRVVVVIDVLRASTTIATALSHGARAVIPLESADDVVTRSRAFERSEVILAGERKNARIEGFDLGNSPREFTREAVEGKTLLYTTSNGTNALLAVQGAREVLVGAFVNFSAVAAMVRAAARERVDLAFVCAGSDRQFSLEDTVCAGRFVRSLGRRLASATLNDAARAALTLEKKYGADLPKMFHVATHGRALAEGGYGEDLAVCATVDAHPVVPVYAERQITRLGTDRGR, via the coding sequence GTGCGGGTCGAGGTGATGTTCGGTCCGGCGGTGCTCCCGCCGGCGGAGTGGCATGGACGCGTGGTCGTGGTCATCGATGTGCTGCGCGCGTCGACGACCATCGCCACTGCGCTGTCGCACGGGGCGCGAGCGGTCATACCGCTGGAGAGCGCGGACGACGTGGTGACGCGTTCCAGGGCGTTCGAACGCAGCGAGGTGATCCTGGCCGGCGAGCGGAAGAACGCGCGCATCGAGGGGTTCGACCTTGGCAACTCGCCGCGCGAGTTCACGCGCGAGGCGGTGGAGGGAAAGACGCTGCTCTACACCACGAGCAACGGCACGAACGCCCTGTTGGCCGTGCAAGGCGCCCGCGAAGTCCTGGTCGGCGCGTTCGTGAACTTTTCAGCGGTGGCGGCCATGGTACGCGCCGCGGCGCGCGAGCGCGTGGACCTGGCGTTCGTCTGCGCCGGATCCGATCGGCAGTTCTCCCTCGAAGACACGGTGTGTGCCGGCCGCTTCGTCCGCTCGCTCGGTCGACGCCTGGCGTCCGCGACGCTGAATGACGCGGCCCGCGCCGCGTTGACGCTGGAAAAGAAGTACGGCGCCGACCTTCCGAAGATGTTCCATGTGGCGACCCATGGTCGCGCGCTCGCCGAGGGCGGGTACGGGGAGGATCTCGCCGTCTGCGCGACAGTCGACGCCCACCCTGTCGTGCCCGTGTACGCCGAGCGTCAGATCACGCGCCTCGGCACCGACCGCGGACGCTGA